In one window of Arachis ipaensis cultivar K30076 chromosome B06, Araip1.1, whole genome shotgun sequence DNA:
- the LOC107648527 gene encoding L-type lectin-domain containing receptor kinase IX.1-like: MVSSLLLLLLTLFPSNVHPLHFNITDFSDVESASKDMAYEGDAKVANGFIELNRYDYYRTGRAVYSQPLHLWDSSSKILTDFTTSFRFTIQGPESNSSDYNVLADGFAFHMAPLNFTTPPNSAGGNFGLFNLSTHFGIPQNQMFMVEFDTFQNKDYDPLELEHHVGINENSVKSIKYTKFDIEGNIGKQGHALITYNSSTKNLVVSWSFNGASTHTLSCEIDLSKILPEYVTVGFSAATGHRSNTQHNIHSWEFNSTLDSTDSEVNRKKRQKRIIEIVALTCSIIVLVLMVCVCLIKKRIAKLLHDDQVSVANDLDEASLPRRFKYKELVQATNEFSNDRKLGSGGSSQVYKGFLSHSGRAVAVKRIFADIQGGEKIFINEVKIISRLIHRNLVQFIGWCHNKQEFFLVFEYMPNGSLDTYLFGTRRALPWDARYKIALGVATALHYLHEDAEQCVLHRDIKSANILLDTDFSTKLCDFGMAKLVDPRLKTQRTGVVGTYGYLAPEYLNGGRASKESDIYSFGIVALEIACGRKTYQDGEYHIPLVKWVWQLYVEGNILNVADEGLNNNFDELQMTCLLIVGLWCTNPNDKERPKAAQVIKVLQLESPLPELQHDMHDHPLQPTMVKFRTSFQSSSISNSLVIDGR; the protein is encoded by the coding sequence ATGGTTTCTTCTCTGCTTTTGCTTCTTCTTACCCTTTTCCCTTCAAATGTTCACCCATTACATTTCAATATAACAGATTTCAGTGATGTTGAGAGTGCAAGCAAAGATATGGCATATGAAGGTGATGCCAAAGTTGCCAACGGGTTCATAGAGCTCAACAGGTATGACTACTATCGAACCGGCCGAGCCGTTTACAGCCAGCCTTTGCACCTTTGGGATTCATCCTCTAAGATTCTCACAGACTTCACAACCTCCTTTAGATTCACTATTCAAGGACCAGAATCCAATAGCAGTGATTATAATGTACTTGCTGATGGATTTGCCTTCCACATGGCTCCTTTGAATTTCACAACTCCACCCAACTCAGCTGGTGGCAATTTTGGACTATTCAACCTTTCCACACATTTTGGCATACCCCAAAATCAAATGTTTATGGTGGAATTTGACACATTCCAAAATAAAGATTATGATCCTCTAGAGCTAGAGCACCATGTTGGGATCAACGAAAATTCTGTCAAATCCATCAAGTATACTAAGTTTGATATTGAAGGAAACATTGGGAAACAAGGTCATGCTTTAATTACCTATAATTCTTCTACCAAGAACCTTGTTGTGTCTTGGTCTTTCAATGGAGCTAGCACTCATACTCTGTCTTGTGAGATTGACCTCTCCAAAATCCTACCAGAGTATGTGACAGTTGGATTCTCAGCTGCAACTGGCCACCGCTCGAACACacaacacaacattcattcttgGGAATTCAATTCAACTTTGGATTCCACCGATTCTGAGGTAAACAGAAAGAAGAGGCAAAAAAGGATCATAGAAATTGTTGCACTGACTTGCTCAATAATTGTATTGGTGCTTATGGTATGTGTTTGTCTTATCAAGAAAAGAATTGCCAAGCTTCTACATGATGATCAAGTATCAGTCGCCAATGACTTGGACGAAGCATCACTACCTAGAAGATTCAAGTACAAGGAACTAGTTCAAGCCACCAATGAGTTCTCAAATGATAGAAAGCTTGGAAGTGGAGGATCAAGTCAAGTTTACAAAGGTTTTCTAAGTCACTCAGGACGTGCAGTCGCAGTGAAGAGGATTTTCGCTGATATTCAAGGAGGTGAGAAAATATTCATCAATGAAGTGAAGATAATAAGCCGTCTTATACACAGAAACTTGGTGCAATTCATAGGGTGGTGCCACAACAAACAAGAGTTCTTCCTAGTTTTCGAGTACATGCCTAATGGAAGCCTAGACACTTATCTCTTTGGAACAAGAAGAGCTCTGCCTTGGGATGCAAGGTACAAGATAGCTTTAGGTGTGGCCACGGCGCTTCATTATCTTCATGAAGATGCAGAACAATGTGTGCTTCATAGAGATATTAAGTCTGCTAACATTCTATTGGACACAGATTTTAGCACCAAGCTTTGTGATTTTGGCATGGCAAAATTGGTAGACCCAAGATTGAAGACTCAAAGGACAGGAGTTGTAGGGACATATGGGTACTTGGCACCAGAATATCTCAATGGAGGAAGGGCTAGCAAAGAATCAGACATATATAGTTTTGGGATTGTAGCTTTGGAAATTGCATGTGGAAGGAAGACTTACCAAGATGGAGAATATCATATTCCTCTAGTGAAGTGGGTATGGCAACTCTATGTGGAAGGGAATATTCTGAATGTTGCTGATGAAGGATTGAACAataattttgatgaacttcaaaTGACATGCTTGCTAATTGTGGGACTATGGTGTACCAACCCGAATGACAAGGAAAGGCCGAAAGCAGCACAAGTGATCAAGGTTCTTCAACTTGAATCGCCGCTACCTGAGCTTCAACATGATATGCATGATCATCCTCTTCAACCAACCATGGTGAAGTTTAGAACTTCTTTTCAATCATCATCCATCAGCAATAGCCTTGTTATTGATGGACGTTAG
- the LOC107647685 gene encoding L-type lectin-domain containing receptor kinase IX.1-like, with the protein MLATLVCFHSHNIVFLLLFTLSPSIVHSLHFNIDSFNEKDNMVSYEGDAIPFEGSIELNINDINRVGHAVYNEPLHLWDSSTKALTDFSTAFSFTISQPTNKTADGFAFYMAPLGYQIPPNSYGGALGLFNSTTQYGVVQNHVFMVEFDTFINPEYDPGERHVGINSNSLKSLTYAWYDFEDNIGKKTHALITYNSSTKILNVSWFFNATSTNTLSYEIDLRGILPEYVTVGFSAATGPLEFERNVIHSWNFMSTLESMDSEVNKKKKKKKQKMVIVAVAASIFLVLVIGSVYWLTIIIKKRRTKQVRDDDLGGTLVTSDLGKASIPRRFDYRELAAATDGFSKDKRLGRGGSGEVYKGFLKDLGRFVAVKKIFADFQNSEKIFINEVKIISRLIHRNLVQFIGWCHEQQEFLLVFEYMPNGSLDTHLFGSRRTLAWDVRYKMALGIATALHYLHEDAEQCVLHRDIKSANVLLDTDFSTKLGDFGMAKLVDPTLKTQRTGVVGTYGYLAPEYLNGGRASKESDIYSFGIVALEIACGRKTYQDGEYHIPLVKWVWQLYVEGNILNVADEGLNKNFDELQMTCLLIVGLWCTNPNDKERPKAAQVIKVLQLESPLPALPHDMHDHRLRPTMENFRNSSQSSPITNSLVNDGR; encoded by the coding sequence ATGTTAGCTACTTTAGTCTGTTTCCACTCCCATAAcattgtttttcttcttcttttcacccTTTCCCCTTCAATAGTTCACTCACTACACTTTAATATAGATAGCTTCAATGAAAAGGACAATATGGTATCATATGAAGGTGATGCCATACCTTTTGAAGGGTCCATAGAGCTGAACATAAATGACATCAATCGAGTTGGACACGCAGTCTATAACGAACCTTTGCACCTTTGGGACTCATCAACCAAGGCTCTCACCGACTTCTCAACCGCTTTCTCATTCACCATTTCTCAGCCAACTAACAAAACCGCCGACGGCTTTGCCTTCTACATGGCACCTCTTGGCTACCAAATTCCACCCAACTCATATGGTGGCGCTCTTGGACTCTTCAACTCAACAACACAATATGGTGTAGTACAAAATCATGTTTTTATGGTGGAATTTGACACATTTATAAATCCTGAGTATGATCCCGGTGAACGTCATGTTGGGATCAACAGCAACTCTCTCAAATCCTTAACCTATGCTTGGTATGATTTTGAAGACAACATTGGCAAGAAAACTCATGCTTTGATTACTTATAATTCTTCCACCAAGATCCTTAATGTGTCTTGGTTTTTCAATGCTACTAGCACCAACACATTGTCCTATGAGATTGACCTTAGGGGAATCTTACCAGAGTATGTGACGGTTGGATTTTCAGCTGCAACTGGCCCTTTAGAGTTTGAGCGAAATGTTATTCATTCTTGGAATTTCATGTCAACTTTGGAGTCCATGGATTCTGAGGtaaacaaaaagaagaagaagaagaagcaaaaaaTGGTTATAGTTGCAGTAGCTGCTTCAATTTTTTTAGTGCTGGTGATAGGTAGTGTCTATTGGTTGACCATAATCATCAAGAAGAGAAGAACCAAGCAAGTTCGAGATGATGATCTTGGAGGCACATTGGTGACTTCAGATCTTGGCAAAGCATCTATACCTAGAAGATTTGATTACAGAGAATTAGCTGCAGCCACTGATGGTTTCTCAAAAGATAAAAGGCTTGGAAGAGGAGGCTCTGGTGAAGTTTACAAAGGATTCCTAAAAGATTTAGGACGTTTTGTCGCTGTGAAAAAGATTTTCGCTGACTTTCAAAACTCTGAGAAAATATTCATCAATGAGGTGAAGATTATAAGTCGCCTTATACATAGAAATCTGGTACAATTCATAGGGTGGTGTCATGAGCAACAAGAGTTCTTATTAGTTTTCGAGTACATGCCTAATGGAAGCCTCGATACGCACCTCTTTGGCAGTAGAAGAACTTTGGCTTGGGATGTAAGGTACAAGATGGCACTAGGCATTGCCACAGCACTTCATTACCTTCATGAGGATGCAGAACAATGTGTACTGCATAGAGATATTAAGTCAGCTAATGTTTTGTTGGACACAGATTTCAGCACTAAGCTTGGCGACTTTGGGATGGCGAAGTTAGTAGACCCGACATTGAAGACTCAAAGGACAGGAGTTGTAGGGACATATGGGTACTTGGCACCAGAATATCTCAATGGAGGAAGGGCTAGCAAAGAATCAGATATATATAGTTTTGGGATTGTAGCTTTGGAAATTGCATGTGGAAGGAAGACTTACCAAGATGGAGAATATCATATTCCTCTAGTAAAGTGGGTATGGCAACTCTATGTGGAAGGGAATATTCTGAATGTTGCTGATGAAGGATTGAACAagaattttgatgaacttcaaaTGACATGCTTGCTTATAGTGGGACTATGGTGTACCAACCCAAATGACAAGGAAAGGCCAAAAGCAGCACAAGTGATCAAGGTTCTTCAGCTTGAATCACCACTACCTGCACTTCCACATGATATGCATGATCATCGCCTTCGACCAACCATGGAGAATTTTAGAAATTCTTCTCAATCATCACCCATCACAAATAGCCTTGTCAATGATGGACGTTAG